The sequence taataaaagctcACTGAGATGATACTGAGAGACCAGATATAATAAAGTTCTCATGCTGTTCTtctggcattattattttataagcaAATTATTTCACCAAGGGATCACAATTGCCCTTATGTTTTGTCGCAGGACGGCGATTGTGTTATCTTATCGTATGTATAATATGAAGACTGAACAAAGTAACACTGATTTTTAGCATTGCTATGAAAGTGAATAACACTTAGCAGGCACATACTGGTGGTAATATGTATCCTAGATATCTATCAGTACAATAAGCATTTCATGACTAAACATgcgttatttttaatgttatttgttaTAGCCCACAAATGCAACACTtatgggcttttttttttaatccacatgGGAAATCATCATCTAAAGCTCAGTTTTTACAGGACAAAAACATGCTGTCTCATTGTGAATGGAAGGCCAAATCAGAAAAAATTTGTTTAGAAGGATTAGTTCAGAAGTATAGCCTTAGACTAGGCTTTTAACCATGAAGTCCTAGATTCAAACTCCAGTGTCCATTCATAAAATGAAGAGTTATCTttagtaatgcattaaaatacacatACAACACTCAGATGGACCACCTGATTTTGTTTCCTGCTCATTCAATCTGCATTGTTCAGGCAAGGCTGGTTCCCAGCTGCTTATGTGGGGCCCATGGATGAACCACCTGGACCACCTGATTCAAGGTAAGCTTATACTGCACATTTCCCAAAACCTGCGCATCAGtctcatgacctttgacctctttcTCTGTTCAGTAGCAGCTCTTTCAGACGCAGCAGCAGTATGAGTAACCTCCTCGACCAACCCGTGAACAGAAGCCAACAAACAGCTCCGCCTGTACCTCCGCCACCACCGCCAGCTACGTCATCCAGATCCAGCAGTTCCCGGCCGGTCACTCCCACCCCTTCAGAAAACAGAGTAAGACCTGTTCAAATCAACAGAAGCAGCTTTacaggaacagttcacccaaagatactgtcatcatttactcactctcactctatgagtttctttcttctgctgtatACCAAAGAAGAAGAATGTGGCTAACCAAACATTTGACAGTAGCCACTTACgtctaaaggttttttttcttctttttctcaatGCTCTGGAAGTCAGCTGTTTGGCTACcaacatttttagaaaatatattttttatgctcaACGCAAGAAGCAAACTCATACAAAGCCAGAATCTGCAGAatgtgctaaatatatatattttttttatattttttttttatagattcaagATAACTATGATTCTCGACCACAGCTTTTTCCAAGGTTGGTAGAAACATGTTTCTTATCCATTAACCCCCAAAATgtgttgcttttttgtttttctcaggcACTAAGGCAGATATTTGTGTTTAACATgatcattttctttctctttttacagAGGCACAAATCCATTTGCCACTGTAAAGCTGAAACCCACCAAAACCAATGACAGATCAGCTCCACGCATATGAATAAGATTTCTTCACCAGCTAATAAGTGCTGCACATTTTACTGTACATTGTTCAGctattttgaaaaacattaattttccaGTGTAATCAGTACAAAGCATCACATTTAAGACAATGCAACTCAAGAATGATCAACACTAGTCTTTAAAAGTCCATTAAAGCAGGTAGTTAAGATAATTTACCTTAACCTTCAGGCTGTTGGAGGGTCTGCGGCACCAAACAATAAATAACACTCTTTTATATATAATGACCTCATAAATATCTGGGCACATAAGTCacacttaaaatgtatgaatttcatGATGTGGCATATTCAAACAAACACTGTGGATTTAGTAGATGTGTGAAGTCAGTTCTATTATACACCGGTATAGTTCATCTTATTAACTATGAACATGTTGAACTGACAACTTATGAAACCTGGTGaaatataacacataataaataaaacataattggtGAAATGTTTGTCTTGAAAGGTGTCAAATGTCCactttggtttgatattttgtcatATAATGGAATGACATTCTTAAATGTGGCTAGCACATGTccaaatatttgttaattttctctgtattttaaaACATGACAACACATCCTGGCTTTTCTTGTCCTGTGTCCTCCAGTCCACTATAAAGAGCATCAGGTTTTGTATGCTGGAGTATTGATCAACCAGGAAAAGTAAATGCAGGTCAGCTCAAGTGCTTTTAAGTGCTGAGAtaagtgtcttttttttcatctgaacatttttaaataattgtatgtgATTTGCATTTTGTAAGCAAAACACTTCTTAAAGCacactacaaatacattttataaatgtaatctgTCAAATGTTCTGCCATTGGGGCTGGTTTAACTACAGTTCTGTGTGGTCTGACCTCTGGGACCCCTAGCATCGGGGATAAACGACTGTCGGTCTCTCTCCCACTCTATGCTTGAACTTTGTCTCTCGGTTTAGTTAATTTATCTGACATGTCCAATTATAAGCTGCCCTTAAATTGGCTGTTCTGTCTGCTTAAGTGCCTATAAAGTGAATGTTCATTTTAACCTTGACAGTAATTGGTGTGACCTTCTCCTGAGGTGTCGAGCACATTAGTACAAACCAATTTGTAGGGATGTTTCGTATTTCATCAGTAaggttatttttttcttgtttaattgaTGCTGAATAATCAAAACAGAAACATGTGATGTGACTATATCACAGAAGTAATTTGCGTCTCTAAACCAGTGATTACAAGAAAAGATAAAGTCTCTCCTGTAAATATCTTGAACAAATTCTTTACATCTTTATCTGTttagcaaataaaatgtaaagttgatTCTGTGTTTCTGAAGTGGTCATTTTTTGATAGATTCTTTGTTAAGGAGTAACTAACTAAAAGTAACAATGCCACTAACCACTATGTTGTGTGTCAGATGTCAGGATTGTGCAGCATTCAGAATTTAAATTGAGAATGacttttaaattcttattacaTTCCTGAATTAGAATTGAGATTGAAATTTGAATGaggaagtaaaattaaaaatgaactgaaatataaagaaattaatataactgtcatgatagatagatagataggtagatagatagatagatagatagatagatagatagatagatttcacagaattacaatatattaaattcCTCTTAATCCTACCATTCAAATTCCAATTCAAATTACAGTGGGGTGTGGCCAATTCCATTTAAATACACTCATGAATACCAATGAATTAAAAGAGAAAATTATGTAATTCAAAATTTTGCAACCCTGTCAGGACATACTGTACTTCCACCTAAttctaaaaaaagagagagaacacAAACAGATTGATTACACACTGGAACTCTTGAGGCATTGTctctttatttagttttctttcacAACTTGACCTATTTCTTCTTTTGGTGTGTTTTACAACGGCTTGTTACCGGAGAGATGGAGAGTTTGGGGTGGGGGGTGAAGataaagacagacaaaaaaataGTGGACGATGGAGAATacattgttttcttttctaataTATCTACATATTGCCGGCATGAGGTAAAGGTCTCTTGATCCACACACTTGCAGAAACACTCacttttgtataaaaataaaaataaatagcatgaAGGTCAGTTTGTGTGTCgggaggtgttcaggatggggcGTGCAAGCGTGTGAgggtgtgtgtaagtgagtgtgtgtgtctgtgcttcaGGGGCGTTACGCTGAGGTCAAGGTCAAGGGGTCATGAGGTATGAACAGGCCAAGAATTTGAGCCACTTATTCGCGAACCAAAGCAGCAAACTctgaaacagaaagagaaagagacgaaaaaagtgcataatatgGGTTAGTAGAAGCATCATATTCATAAGGGCTCCAGACTGCAACTAAAATTGtgtaaagtgcaataaaaaaaaatttataaatgaaaaataaataaatgctacagTAACTTAAAAAAGTAATCAGTTTTGAAAACTTTGTGTGCATCCATATACAGTTTTGTGATATATCAGAATAAGAGTCATGGTGTCTGATTCAAATGATGAATaatgaaaaagttattttcaatgagtCATTCTGAAAGATTCATAGtagtactttttatattttaaaaagaaagtgtTTTCATATCTTATCACTTATCAAAGTCAGGGCTCCCACTGGTGCCCcctcaacaaaaaaataaataaaataaatgacaataaataaataaaattaataaataaaacagatgcaTGACACCCATGGTGTTATGGTATATTACTTTCATTATACCTTCTGCTCCAATCTTTCCATCTCCATCTTTGTCCGCAGCCTGCAGGAATGCTTTGGTCTCTTTATCAGTCAGGTCTCTCCCATCTGGAGCAAAATGCTTCAAAACACACCTGCACAGAGGAAACAAAGTGAGTCTTTCAAATGTATTGTGTTCCCGCCTTTAACTTTGAGAGTTTCAATGACTAATTTTACTGGTAACAAGCTTGATTTTTTTGTACTGTAGAAATGGTGTAATCTTACTTAAGTTCCTCTTCCTCTATAAAGCCGCTGTTATCTGCATCCAGGATGTGGAAAGCCTTCTTCACATCATCAGCTGACTTCACCTTCAGTCCGACCATCTCAAAAAACCTCTTGTGGTCGAATGAGTCAACAGCTACAAAGccacaaaaagagagagaatgaatgacgTTTTGTCCAGAAACTAGGAAATGTTTACATGGAAAAGGGAATtgtgtcatcatttcctcacacTCAtataattccaaacctgtatgcctttcttttgttgaacaaaaAAGGTGAATTTTCTCTTgatataatgaaagtaaatagAGTTTGGGACTGTCAAGCttcaaacagaacaaaaacaagcaccataaatgtatcataacctattattatactatattaatACTATACTATTTCCCATACTATTTGTGCACTATGTGTTTTGAAGTCATATAATAGTAAACAGACTGAATGAACAGACTTATGGTTTGGATGTCTTAAAACCTGCCCTCTGCGTTGGCTCTCAAATCAAATATGTTGCATTAGCCAAGTATGACGGGAAGATTTCAGTCAAATTGCATGAGTCATGTGAACTACTTTTGTGGTGCTTCTTTGTAATTTTTTAGTTTAATAGCCACAGTCTCCATAaccataaattataataaaaagaaccaggatattaaatactattttgGCTTCCAACAATTGTAAAAACAagattaaaaagataaaacaattaTTGTGCTGCTTTCCAATTTGCAATGATGCTCTGGCTTGTCATTTACATTATAAATCCAGCTAAAGTGGTGCACTTTAGCCCTTCCCTAAATGTTTAGTAGTTTTtagcatatatatacacatttctttttaattcatgtttatgtacacacacacacacacacacacacacacacacacacatatatatatatatatatatatatatatatatatatatatatatatatatatatatatatatatatgaattaatatatgaatatatgtgaAAAAATGCTCTCTGTGTAAACACTCTATAAATAAGGTGGTTTTACAAAAATTGACACTTATATTTACATCAGTTCTAAAGATGATTCTTTCTGCATactatttgtttttcagtttttcaaaCCATATTTTAGAGTAAGAGTATTCAGGATGGCAGGTCACAATCACCTTTAAATACATCCAGGGCTTTCTTAATGTCATCAGGGTTGAGGATGCTGTTCATCGCCATTTCTACAGAGGCAAAAAGAGacacaaacagagaaagagaaagaaaatcagCATTGATATACTGTATTGTCAAAAAGCAAATGGAATGTGAAACTATGCAGCTGACCAGCACACAATCACAAAGAGAAGGAACTGATAAAAGGCCTTCAAGAAGTCATATATTATGAACTAGTGTTGAGAGGTAAGGGAACGCCAAACACCTGACGTGTATGTGATGTGTGTATGTGATTCTTTTACTCCGGTCTAACTCTAGATCAGAGGGGAAAACATACTGAAGGCTTCTATATCTGCCTTCACATCCTGCCAAACAGAAGTCTCCAGTGTCCACAATCCTTCAGTGATTCCAAAGGATGAAGTTAGCATCCGACTGCCAGAGATATTACAACTATCAGGCGCACTCTGATTTTAAACTGTCATCCAGAAACTCTCAGAGAGCCCAAAGTCAGAGATCAGGATAAAAAATAACTTAAGCCggaaatatgtttttaatcagcACATATACACTGAACACATCCTCAGCAAATGACTCACATGTTTAGAGTTTGATAGTAAACTAATAGACTTTACTTCtcagtttttaaaatgtcttaaagggacacttcattcaaaaatgaacattctgtcatctcATAAAGTCATATTTggtacaaatattaaatattaatattcaattataaatataaatatcaaatttGTTAAGATTCTTTTTAAAGGTGTTTCTGTCATGGTTGAAGATTGACTACCCTTGCTCACCGTATACTTTCTTTGTACAGtatggaaaagaagaaaaaaacattgtggaCCTCCTGCTAGTGCTTTTTTATTAACACTGatatactattacagttttattgaattaCATTTGATATTTTTCTTCACTTTAATTACAGTTGAAGTTGTAATAATTTGGTTTGggttttgtcattaaaaaaaaaaaaaagattatataatatttatgatgttttatttatttagtattagttattttaatacctAAACTAAACAATGCCATTGCATTAAGAATAAAATAATcttaagtttatatatttattaaattgtacatatttaatttgatttatatatttagtgtgtttaaatttagttttatttcaactaaaaaaaaaatgttttttaatagttttactaACGTTTTAATTTTAGATGGGGTTTACTTATACTTTTAATTAACAATGATAACCTTATTTTGTGatctacagaaaaaaagaaagccatAAGTGGTTTGGAgagacatgaggctgagtaaatgataacagaactatccctttaaaacagaTGAGAATTTCCACATAAGTCAAGGTCAGATTAGTGTAATCATTCTTCTTAAAAAAACTTTTCCTAAATGGTTTTTAGCAGTCTTCTTGGCTTTCTACTGGTTTACCTGAACTGATCTGCCCACAGTTAAAAACTCATCATTGTCCTTTTCCCCATACCCTGCAGTATGGGTATGTGCAGGTGCACAGAGAAAGTACAGATTGTATTTTTTCCTTTCAGCTGGCTCCTCGTTTCATTGATCTGGATCAGGTGGAGGTCAGGCAAAAACAAGCCACAGCTCTGCTGACTggaaagtagtgcagctgctgACTTTCCTCAATGACGTTTGGTAAATGCGAATGTGAAGGTTTAATGTGGACGCCAGCTGAACTGGGGAAGGCAaacaagcagcacaactgttttcagcattgtaataataagaaatgtttcttgagcatcaaatcagcatatcagaatgatttctggaggatcatgtgacactgaagactgccttgcattcagctttgcatcacaggaagaaattacataaaaaaaaaacatttaaaaataaacagttatttcacaatactactgttttAAAAAACAGTAA comes from Carassius auratus strain Wakin chromosome 3, ASM336829v1, whole genome shotgun sequence and encodes:
- the pvalb6 gene encoding parvalbumin-7 isoform X1, with amino-acid sequence MLPVSFLCRSEPPAELGTPAHSKPAVEMAMNSILNPDDIKKALDVFKAVDSFDHKRFFEMVGLKVKSADDVKKAFHILDADNSGFIEEEELKCVLKHFAPDGRDLTDKETKAFLQAADKDGDGKIGAEEFAALVRE
- the pvalb6 gene encoding parvalbumin-7 isoform X3, with protein sequence MAMNSILNPDDIKKALDVFKAVDSFDHKRFFEMVGLKVKSADDVKKAFHILDADNSGFIEEEELKCVLKHFAPDGRDLTDKETKAFLQAADKDGDGKIGAEEFAALVRE
- the pvalb6 gene encoding parvalbumin-7 isoform X2, with the protein product MLPVSFLCRSEPPAELGTPAHSKPEMAMNSILNPDDIKKALDVFKAVDSFDHKRFFEMVGLKVKSADDVKKAFHILDADNSGFIEEEELKCVLKHFAPDGRDLTDKETKAFLQAADKDGDGKIGAEEFAALVRE